The stretch of DNA GCGGTGTTGGTCGTCGACGGTGCCCAGTCCGCGCCGACCCGCCCCGTCGACGTGGAGGCGATGGGCGCGGACTTCTTCGCGTTCTCGGGACACAAGATGGCCGGGCCGACCGGGATCGGCGGGCTCTACGGCCGCAAGGAGCTGCTCGAAGGGATGGAGCCGTTCCTCTACGGCGGCGAGATGATCCAGCACGTCACGTTCGACCGCTCGACGTGGAACGGGCTGCCCTGGAAGTTCGAGGCCGGCACGCCGCCGATCGCGGAGGGGATCGCGCTCGCGGCCGCGGTGGAGTACCTCGACGACCTCGGGATGGAGTGGGTGCGCGACCACGAGAACCGCCTCGCGCAGTACGCGCTCGAACGCCTCCACGAGCGCGACGACGTGGAGACGTACGGCCCGGGTCCGGGCGAGGAGCGCACCGGGCTGGTGAGCTTCAACGTCGACGGCGTCCACGGCCACGACCTCTCCTCGGTCCTGAACGAGCGCGGGATCGCGGTCCGCGCGGGCGATCACTGCACCCAGCCGCTCCACGACCGCCTCGACGTGCCCGGCTCGGTCCGGGCGTCGTTCTACGTCTACAACACCACCGAGGAGATCGACCGCCTGCTCGACGCGATCGACGACGCCGAGACGAAAGTCGACGCCCACCTCCGGAACCGCTACGCGGACCGGCTGTACGAGCACCACCGCGACCCCCACAACACCGGCGGCCTCGCCGAGCCGTCGCTGGTGAAGTCCTCGGAGGAGACCACCTGCGGCGACGACGGTGAGTTCCACGTCGACGTGGCGCCGGACGGGACGATCGAGGGCGTCGGCTTCGAGAGCGAGAGCTGTGCGGTGAGCCGGGCGGTCGCGAGCCTGATTAGCGAGTACTTGGAGGAGCGGACCGTCGAGGACGCCGCCGAGATGGAGGGGGAGGTGGCGGCGATGCTCGACGGCCAGTTCCCGGAGCTCCGTCGGGAGTGTGTGGTCGGCCCGGAAGAGGTGATCCGGGAGGCGGCCCGGGAGTACCTGTCGGGCGGACAGACCGTCGAGGGGTCGGCGTCGGCGACGTAGTCGGGGACGCCGTTCGTCGCCGCAGTACCGTGGACGGTCGCCGTTCCGGTTAGGTCCTCATCTCGCCCGGACGCGGAGGCGGACGGGCTCCGCAGGCCGGGTGTTGGCACTCGCCTGCACCGACAGCGACTCCGTCTCCCGTTCGAACGCGAACCGCCGGAGCAGCGTCGCGGTCGCGAGCCGGAGCTCCTGCCGAGCGAACCGCATCCCGATACAGTGACGCGGGCCGCCGCCGAACGGGAAGTACGCGTACTCGGGACGCTCGCCGACCGCGGGGCCGGCGGTGTCGTCGCCGTGGACGGTTTCGCCGTCGACCTCGCGGAGCCAGCGCTCGGGGCGGTAGCTCTCGGGTTCGTCCCACCACTGCTCGTCGCGGTGGACAGTCCACGGCGAGAGGGTGAGTACGACGCCTTCGGGAACCCGGTAGCCGCCCAGTTCGACCGGCTCGGTCGGTTCGCGGAAGAACGAGTGGACCGGCGGGTAGCGCCGCAGTGCCTCGTCGACAGCCGCGGTCAGCGCGGGGCAGTCACGGATCTGGGCCGCCGTCGGGTCGTCGTCGAACGCGGCTACCTCCTCGTAGATTCGTTCCTGCATCTCGGGCCGGCCGGCGAGACAGTAGAGCGTGTACGTCAGCCCCAACGCGCTCGTCTCGTGGCCGGCGAACAGGAACGTGACGGCGTTGTCCACCAGCTCCTCGTCGTCGATGGCGCCCATCTCCGCGGCCGCGACGAGCGTCCCGAGCAGGTCGTCGGCCTCGCCCGGGTTCGACGGCAGATCCCCAGCACGTCGCTCGGCGACGAGGTCGCGGATCGTTGCCCGGAGCGCGTCGAGGCGCCGGTGGTAGCGTCGCCGCGTCGGCGTCGGCACCCACTCGGGCAGGAACGACCCCAGCCGCGAGGTGTCGAACCGTTCGGTGATGCTCTCGGCGGCCGCACGGACTGTTTCGCGCTCGTCGTCGATGTCGTCGCCGAGGAGGCTCTCTGCGAGCACCGAGAACGCGTAGCCGGTCGCCGCCGTGTGGGCGTCGACTACGTCGCCGTCGTTCCACGAGTCCGCGGTCGCCCGTGCGTGCTCGACCATCGAATCGCCGTACGCCTCGATCCGCTCACGGAAGAACGCCGACCGGACCGCGGTTCGCTGCTCGCGCCACTGCTCGCCCTCCGAGAGGAACAGTCCCTCGCCCAAGAGGCGGCCGAGCTGCTCCTGGGGCATCTGCCCCTTGACGTAGCGGTCGTGATCGTCGACGAGGATTCGCTCGATCGCCGCCGGGTCGCTGACGACGTAGGACTCGGTGCCGAACACGTCGTACCGAGCGACGCCGCCGTACTCGGCCGACTGGCGCTCGTAGAACGCCAGCGCGTCGTCGGCCAGCGAGTGGACGTTCCCCAACACGGGGAGGCCATCCGGCCCCGGCGGTTTCCCGGTCGTCAGACCGCCGTCGTCCGGGCTCTCCGTCTGCCGGTCGCGCTCGCCGTCGGGAACCGTCTCGGTCATACCCGTCTGTTGGGGACCGGGACGACTGACAGTTTGCACGGATCTATCCGTGTCTTCAAAACTGAAGGTGGTGGCGCCTCACGGCAGCCACGTGCGGTACGTCCACGTCCAGTTCCGGTTCCCGCCGGAGTTTCGACACCCGATGCACGCCTACCTCGACGAGGGTGAGGGCTGGCGCTCGGAGCTCCTGACCTGGCGACGGCTGCCCGACAGGACGTTAGTGACGCTGTTTCGCGTGACCGCCCCGCGGGAGCCGTACCTCGATCGGCTGCGGGCGATCGACCCGATCGATCGGTTCGAGACGGCGCCCGGCGACGACGGGTTCTACCTCAAGGCCCACGAGCGACTCGGCGGGCCGCTGGAGTCGTTCCTCGCCGCGTTCACTGACACGGATTTCCTCTCGGTGCCGCCGGTCGTCTATCGGTCGGGCGGGCGGCTCTCCTTCGGCGTCGTCGGGCCGCCGGGCCAGCTTCGCGGGGCGCTCGAGTCGGTTCCGGACCCGATCGACGCCGATATCGATCGCCTCGGGCCCTACGCCGGCGGGCGCCGACTCGCTGGCGTCGACCTGACCGACCGCCAGCGAGAGGCCCTGCGGGCCGCTCGGCGGGTCGGGTACTACGACGTGCCGCGAACGGGTGCGGTCGCGGACGTGGCCGCCGAACTCGACTGTTCGTCGTCGACCGCGGGCGCCCACCTACGGAAGGCGGAAGCGGCGTTGGTGGACGCGTTTCTGGCGGAGTGAGTCGCTCCGACCGATCACTTCGGCGGCCGAAGCCGGTAGTAGCGGCGATTGAGGTCGTACATGTACCCCTCGCGCATCGTCTTCAGCACCGCGTAGCTGACCGCCGCCGCGACTGGGGGAAGGATGAAGGTGAGATCGAACAGCAGCGGCGGCGACATCGGCACGAGGTTTTTCGCGGAGTACACCGCTATCGTGAACGCGAACACGGTGCCCCCGACGCCAATCGCCGCCCAGAACGGCTGCTCGACCGGCCGGCGGGCGCTGCCCTTGTTGAGGAACGGCACCATCGAGATCGCGCCGACGATCACCACGTTCGCGAGCACGCCGTAGGTCTTGTCGCTCACGACTTTTTCGCCCCCGAGGACGGTGAGCTCGGGGTTCAGCGGCCCGAGCTTCAGGAGGCCGAACGACCAGTAGAGGTACCAGTCCGGCAGGATGATCGCCGGCGTCACACTCCGGTTCGCGGGGTTGCCGATGTGGGGTGGGAGCGTCGCCGCCAGCAGCAGCAGCATGCCCACGAAGAAGCTCGTCAGCGCGAGGTTCCGGATCAGCTCGTGGGGCCACGTCGGGAACGCGAGTACGTCGCGCTCCACGTAAGTGGACTCCTCACGCAGGTCCTGATCCTCGCGGCGGGCTCGCTCGAAGTACTCGTACGTGAGGCGGGGGAGGCCGACCCGTCGACGCTTGCGCTCGCTCCAGGTCGGCGTGTCGTCGTCCGGCGGGACGACGTTCGTCCCCGCGCCGTCGGTTCGTGGCTCGTCGTCGGTCCGTTCGTCCGGTGTGTTCTCTGGCATCGCTGTGGGGGGTGGAACGGTTCGAACGCCGTCGCTCGACGGCGTCGGGCAGTGCGTTTAGCGTAGACCGTCGGCGGGTGGAGGGCCGAACGGGTTCCTGCTGTGATTTCTCGCGTTGAGTGCGTACGAGTGGGGGGACCGTAAGCGCTCGCAGGAACGATTTCCTGTTCAGAAAATTATGTTTGGTGGGAGTGAACGCACGGACCTATCAGAACGAGGGGCGTCGGAACCCCTCGTCACCCGGGCCCGGCCGTCGCCCTGAAGCGGTTCCAGAATACTGATTGTCACCGAGACTGGATATCGAGGCTATGGCGCTCGAACGCCGGCCCTCGGACGAGGCGGAGAACGTGTTCGGCCTCCTCGCGAACGAGGTCCGGATCGAGATCCTCCGGGCGCTCTGGGCGGCCGCACCCGACCCCCTCGCGTTCTCCGAGCTTCGGGACCGTGTCGGCGTCGAGGACTCCGGGACGTTCAACTACCACCTGAACCAGTTGCAGCCGGCGTTCGTGACCAAAGACGGCGGCTACCGGCTGAGCTACGCCGGTCGGCAGGCGGTCGGGAGCATGGTCTCCGGGCAGTTCGACGCGGCGGACGCCGGCGATCTCGGTCCCGTCCCGGCCGGTGACTGCATGCACTGCGGCGAGACCACCGAGGCGACGTACGACGACGGGTTCTTCGTCGTCGACTGTCCGGCGTGTGAACAGCTGGTCGTCAAGATGTCGACGCCGCCGGTCCTCGTCGCGTCGACGGAGCCCGAGCGGCTCCCGTCGGTGGTGAGCAAGCACGTCCTGACGCGGACCGAACGCCTGAGCCGGGGGTTCTGTACGCTCTGTGGCGGCCGAGTGGACGCCTCACTCACCATCGATTCCGACGAGGAGTCAGTGACCTATCGGTCGGAGCTCGACGTTCGGTTCGAGTGTCGCGAGTGCGGTTCCGAACCGCGGCTGAACGTCGCGGCGGTGCTGTTGGAGGACCCCGCAGTCGTCTCGTTCCTCCACGATTCGGGCATCGATCTTCAAGAGACGTACGTGTGGGAGCTCCAGTCGCTACTGGACCCCGAGGCGGCCGTCGTCGGCCGCGAGCCGCTCGAACTCCGGCTGACGTTCGAGATCGACGGTGCGGCGCTCACGGTCGTCGTCGACGAGTCGGCAAGCGTCGTCGAGTACGAACGTGTCTGAAGGGGGAGCGTCGGCGGCTCAGCGGCTCAGTCCTCGAAGACGAACGTGCCGTCTTCTTGCACGACCTCGCCGTCGACCTCGATGCGGGAGTCCTCGCTCATGTCGACGATCATGTCCATGTGGACCGCGCTGTCGTTGCGTTCGCGGTCGTCGGGGACGGTCCACTCGTAGGCGCGGCCGATCGCCATGTGGACGGTGTCGCCCATCTTCTCGTCGAACAGCATGTTGTAGGTGAACTGGTCGATGTCGCGGTTCATCCCGATCCCGAGCTCGCCGAGGTAGCGCGCGCCCTCGTCGGTGTCAAGCATCTCCGTCAGCACGTCCTCGTTCTTCTCGGCGGCGTGGTCGACGACCTCCCCGTCCTCGAAGGTGAGTCGGACGCCCTCGACCTCGCGACCCTGTGCCATCAGCGGCTTGTCGAACAGGACCTCCCCTTCGACGCTGTCCTTGACTGGGGCGGTGTACACCTCGCCGCCGGGCATGTTCTTCTCGCCGTAGTCGTTCTGAGGGAGCATCCCGTCGACGCGCATCGTCACGTCGGTCGTGTCGCCGGAGACGATCCGGACCTCGCTCGCGTCGTCGAGGATCTCCACCATCTGGGCCTGGAACGCACGTTGGGCCTCCCAGTCTTTGTCGATGGCCGACCAGACGAACTCCTCGTAGGCCGGCGTCGACATCTCCGCGTCCTGTGCGTTGCCCGGCGCGGGGAACGCGGTCGTGACCCACCGGGTGTCCATCCGCGCCTCCTGAACGGGCTTGTTGGCCGCGGCGAACGCCGCGTTCGTCTCCGGATCGATGTCGCCGGTCTCGTGGGTGTTGGTCGCGCCGCCGACGTTGATCATCACGTCGGTCTCCTCGGTCATCGCGAGCACGTGCTCCGAGAGCTCGACGTCGTCGGGGTCGATCGCCCGCCGGTACGCCCTGCTCGCGCGCTGGCTGACCAGCCGGGTCGACGCGTTCGCGCCGACCTCGCCCAGCTTCTCGGCGACGGCGACCAGCAGCTCCTCGGCCACCGGCGGCCCGCTGACGGCGACGTTCTCGCCGGCAGAAACGTCGGTGCAGTGGTCGACGAGGATCTCCGCGTGTCGCTGGATACGGTCGTCCATGAGGGATCGCTGGGTGGCGAGGGACCTAAAAGATGTCAGAACTACGTTCGGTACCGCGGTCAACGATTAGACGACACTCGGAGGGGTGTCGGCGGCAGTCGACAAGCGGCGGAGGGGGTCGCCGTTCCGAACCGTTCTCGTCCCTCGACGGCGACGCCGGGGCGTTAGGCCCGGAACTCCCCGTGTTTCAGGCCGAGGAAGAACGCGACGATCGAGAAGACGATCATCGACGGCAGGACCATCATGAACACCGTCGAAGGGGTCATCATCGACGTGAGCGCGACCGTCGCGACCGCGACGATCACGACGAGCGGCGCCACCGAACGCGTGAAGTCGAACTCCATACGGGTCGTTGTGGCTCGACAGACAAATCGGTTGAGAAAGCGGAGGCGGCCGCCGTCGAAAGCGCCGGGGAGTACCAGCGTCCACGTTTCGGCCCGTGACTGTTTTCGCTTGCCGCGTCCCCGGCCCACGGCGGGCTCACATCTGTTGGGCTCGCGACCGGATCTCGGCGTCGAACCCACGCATGAACTCGTCGACGGTGTTGCCCATGAGCATCACCGGCAGCCCCTCGTCGACGAGGCGGTCCAACAGCCTCGAAGGCTCCGTGTCGAACCCCAACTCGGTCACGTCACACGCCGTCTCCGCGGCGAACACCGAACTATCGCGGCCCATCACGTAGCCGGCGTCGATGACGTCATTTGCGGCGAGGTGATCGAAGTACGAGACGAAGGATGCGGTTCGGCCCCGTCGATCCGGCCGCAAGAAGAGAAACGGCGTGATTCGATCGGAGTCCGGAAGCGCCTGTCTGACCGCCTCAGTGCTCTCGACGTCGTTTACTTCCGCGGCGTTGAACACGCGACCGCCAGGGACTGCGGTCCAACTCGGCTGGATCTGTGAGAGGTAGGAGTCGATCTCCGGGTCCGCTAAGGGTGGTTCGTCGACGGCTTCGAGGGTGTCGTTGACCGCGTGAACGGTCTCGGCCCCAAGGAGCCCCTCGTGTCGCTCGGGGACGTCGACTTGCTCGATCGTACTCCCGGTCGCGGTAACCTCCGCCTCCAAGTACTCGTAGATGACCGGGTGTTGCTCCCCGCAGACGACGTGGGTGTCTTCCGGGATCGACTTCGCGAACGACCGGGCGATCTCGGCGCGGCTCTCCCCGAGCGTGTCCTGGTGGTCACGGCGGACGTTCGCGAGGACGACCACGTGTGGGTCGAGGAACTTCTCGTTGATCAAGCGGGTCGTGTACTCGGTGATCCCCTGGTTCTCGAAAACCGCGACGTCGTCGGGTCTGTGTCTCGCGAGCTTGGGGACGTACTCCTGGAAGACGGAGATGTTCTCGTACAGCGTCGTCCGCGGTCCTTGGCGGTTCAGCGGAATCGCCGTCCCGTTGTGGATGAGGTGTGGTTGGTTCCCGGTGATCTTCGCCAGCGTGTCGTAGCCGCGGCGGACGAACACGTCGTTGAGCCGGCGGGTGGTCGAGGACTTCCCCCGGATACCGGAGACGACGATCCGGGTGTCGATCTCGCCGATCGTCCGACGGTGTTTGAACCCACGAACGGGTAGTGTCACCAACGACCTCAGCGCCGGGCGAAGGGAGGTCGATCCGACGGTGAACGGCGAGGCGTGTTCGCCGTCCTCGGCGACGAGATAGCTCGTCGTCGTTGTCCCGGCGTACGTACAGAACGTTTCCGCGGCGGCTTCGGCGTCGGCTCGAGTCTCGTAGACGCCCGCCGACCGCACAAGCACGTCGCCGTCGTCCGCCAGCAGCCATCGATAGCCCTCGTCCGCCCCAACCGTCCGGTACTGGGCGGTGGTGACGATCTCCGCGGCCCGTCGGCCGCCGAACCTGCGCTTAGGCTCGTTCTGGATCATCGAGGCCGCCGCACGAACGTGATCGATGGCCGACTGTGCCGCCTTGGAGGACTCGAAACTGCGCGGCGCGTGGCGCAACTCCAGTTCGCGGCCCCGAAGCCGCCAGTGCCAGCCGTCGTCGTCGGTGTACACCTCGAAGCTGGGCTCTAACCTCATGAGTTCGTCTCCCTCCGGTGAGAGTGTGCACCCGACTCGGCGCCGTCCGTACTTTCAGAGACGTTCAGTATCGAGCGGTCGTTGATCGCGGCCTCGTCCGGTTTGAGGTGTGCAGTCCGTTCGACGATGGCAAAGCAGATCGCCACGATCGTGACGCCGACGATCGCCTCCGGCGCGCCGAACTGCCGGGGGAACCCCCTCGGCAGCACTGCTCCGGTAATACGCGCCAGACAGAGCAACAGGACGAAGGCACCGAACTGCAGCGGCACGAACTGCCACCGGCTGGACGGCTGTGTAACGTGGGCGTTGTAGGCGTTGACGCCGGCGAGGATACCGACGAAGTACGCCGACAGCCCACGGCTGATCTCGAACTCGATGGACAGTGGCACCGCAGCCACGATGCCGAACGCCGCGCCGAGGCCGACGAGAACCCGCCCGTACAGCAGCGTCGAGTAGTGAACCGCCTGTATCGCGACGTAGGACAGGATCAGGAGACAGACGTACAGGTAGACGAGCCGTCGGTCGGCCAGTGAGTAGATCCCGAGCAGCGCGACGGAGACGACCCCGATCCGTACGTCGTACCGTTCCCTGACCCGCTCCGACAGCAGCATCCCGATGGCGAACAGCAGCACGGTCACCAGCCGAGGCAGGATAACGGGCGACAGCCGATCGGACACCGCGATCCCCTTCCAAGTCGCGACATCTGCGGTGCGGGAGTACAGCGTCGGCGGCGTACCCGTCGCCAGTACCGGCGCGAACTCCGCTGAGACGAGATACCACCCCAACCCGA from Halolamina sediminis encodes:
- a CDS encoding DUF7333 family protein, translating into MEFDFTRSVAPLVVIVAVATVALTSMMTPSTVFMMVLPSMIVFSIVAFFLGLKHGEFRA
- a CDS encoding aminopeptidase, with translation MDDRIQRHAEILVDHCTDVSAGENVAVSGPPVAEELLVAVAEKLGEVGANASTRLVSQRASRAYRRAIDPDDVELSEHVLAMTEETDVMINVGGATNTHETGDIDPETNAAFAAANKPVQEARMDTRWVTTAFPAPGNAQDAEMSTPAYEEFVWSAIDKDWEAQRAFQAQMVEILDDASEVRIVSGDTTDVTMRVDGMLPQNDYGEKNMPGGEVYTAPVKDSVEGEVLFDKPLMAQGREVEGVRLTFEDGEVVDHAAEKNEDVLTEMLDTDEGARYLGELGIGMNRDIDQFTYNMLFDEKMGDTVHMAIGRAYEWTVPDDRERNDSAVHMDMIVDMSEDSRIEVDGEVVQEDGTFVFED
- a CDS encoding SufS family cysteine desulfurase; this translates as MSPQVARIREEFPVLEREVNGEPLTYLDNAATTHTPREVYEIFEEFYAGYNANVHRGIHELSHEASLAYEDAHDRVAEFVGASGGREEMIFTRNTTESINLVAHGLALPEFGPGDAIVTTEMEHHASLVTWQQVAERTGAEIRFVHVTDDGHVDVEHAKSLIDDDVALVSIPHVSNVLGTITPVRTFADLAHDAGAVLVVDGAQSAPTRPVDVEAMGADFFAFSGHKMAGPTGIGGLYGRKELLEGMEPFLYGGEMIQHVTFDRSTWNGLPWKFEAGTPPIAEGIALAAAVEYLDDLGMEWVRDHENRLAQYALERLHERDDVETYGPGPGEERTGLVSFNVDGVHGHDLSSVLNERGIAVRAGDHCTQPLHDRLDVPGSVRASFYVYNTTEEIDRLLDAIDDAETKVDAHLRNRYADRLYEHHRDPHNTGGLAEPSLVKSSEETTCGDDGEFHVDVAPDGTIEGVGFESESCAVSRAVASLISEYLEERTVEDAAEMEGEVAAMLDGQFPELRRECVVGPEEVIREAAREYLSGGQTVEGSASAT
- a CDS encoding cytochrome P450; the protein is MTETVPDGERDRQTESPDDGGLTTGKPPGPDGLPVLGNVHSLADDALAFYERQSAEYGGVARYDVFGTESYVVSDPAAIERILVDDHDRYVKGQMPQEQLGRLLGEGLFLSEGEQWREQRTAVRSAFFRERIEAYGDSMVEHARATADSWNDGDVVDAHTAATGYAFSVLAESLLGDDIDDERETVRAAAESITERFDTSRLGSFLPEWVPTPTRRRYHRRLDALRATIRDLVAERRAGDLPSNPGEADDLLGTLVAAAEMGAIDDEELVDNAVTFLFAGHETSALGLTYTLYCLAGRPEMQERIYEEVAAFDDDPTAAQIRDCPALTAAVDEALRRYPPVHSFFREPTEPVELGGYRVPEGVVLTLSPWTVHRDEQWWDEPESYRPERWLREVDGETVHGDDTAGPAVGERPEYAYFPFGGGPRHCIGMRFARQELRLATATLLRRFAFERETESLSVQASANTRPAEPVRLRVRAR
- a CDS encoding winged helix-turn-helix domain-containing protein; this translates as MALERRPSDEAENVFGLLANEVRIEILRALWAAAPDPLAFSELRDRVGVEDSGTFNYHLNQLQPAFVTKDGGYRLSYAGRQAVGSMVSGQFDAADAGDLGPVPAGDCMHCGETTEATYDDGFFVVDCPACEQLVVKMSTPPVLVASTEPERLPSVVSKHVLTRTERLSRGFCTLCGGRVDASLTIDSDEESVTYRSELDVRFECRECGSEPRLNVAAVLLEDPAVVSFLHDSGIDLQETYVWELQSLLDPEAAVVGREPLELRLTFEIDGAALTVVVDESASVVEYERV
- a CDS encoding poly-gamma-glutamate biosynthesis protein PgsC/CapC; amino-acid sequence: MIVAVTVTAFGLLAVAGLTQVYGYRLGGTIAIPVLAVYTLKNFVMLPIYALSAALAYIGLRLLKDRTLIYGRDELLAAILIGSLVPVTILLTLGVMVENVFQTVVFVGSILPGLAAYNYHQLDPETRRWDLVTACVLFVCLFGLGWYLVSAEFAPVLATGTPPTLYSRTADVATWKGIAVSDRLSPVILPRLVTVLLFAIGMLLSERVRERYDVRIGVVSVALLGIYSLADRRLVYLYVCLLILSYVAIQAVHYSTLLYGRVLVGLGAAFGIVAAVPLSIEFEISRGLSAYFVGILAGVNAYNAHVTQPSSRWQFVPLQFGAFVLLLCLARITGAVLPRGFPRQFGAPEAIVGVTIVAICFAIVERTAHLKPDEAAINDRSILNVSESTDGAESGAHSHRRETNS
- a CDS encoding cytochrome b → MPENTPDERTDDEPRTDGAGTNVVPPDDDTPTWSERKRRRVGLPRLTYEYFERARREDQDLREESTYVERDVLAFPTWPHELIRNLALTSFFVGMLLLLAATLPPHIGNPANRSVTPAIILPDWYLYWSFGLLKLGPLNPELTVLGGEKVVSDKTYGVLANVVIVGAISMVPFLNKGSARRPVEQPFWAAIGVGGTVFAFTIAVYSAKNLVPMSPPLLFDLTFILPPVAAAVSYAVLKTMREGYMYDLNRRYYRLRPPK
- a CDS encoding helix-turn-helix domain-containing protein codes for the protein MRYVHVQFRFPPEFRHPMHAYLDEGEGWRSELLTWRRLPDRTLVTLFRVTAPREPYLDRLRAIDPIDRFETAPGDDGFYLKAHERLGGPLESFLAAFTDTDFLSVPPVVYRSGGRLSFGVVGPPGQLRGALESVPDPIDADIDRLGPYAGGRRLAGVDLTDRQREALRAARRVGYYDVPRTGAVADVAAELDCSSSTAGAHLRKAEAALVDAFLAE